A region from the Poecilia reticulata strain Guanapo linkage group LG12, Guppy_female_1.0+MT, whole genome shotgun sequence genome encodes:
- the LOC103473807 gene encoding PH and SEC7 domain-containing protein 2, translating to MEEENLCASLPDVIEAELPRDSQASADQSANGEREEPGSGDEAEMSETHASPEEAEQLEETMWTLQPVTCTTSSLSFASVGWDMPVSSAETTDSSLANQLFSEGVTLSLSSTSSSHHHQPQDVTAEPCEQEDKEEPDEAEARPLHPATESAGNDYKPCDAADENEPTKQEKEESAAEQPESNTGISDSEEDDGSSVTSDEALLETPDKIQSLSEDVDTFLDVKLEKEQEVTVLLSEQEDSEGEQASTNGVDTDGATEDWSEVPDEKSLSNISDEEEPSAADRFETEQATEEESGGQEEQSFTNGSNEEEPAAAGCVETQEERPDVIEVEEQQSLSDISNEEESEEAETVSSLSYLEVPAGVPQTDNTGPSTPADAPKDQQELPEDGGHSEDKKDAETPDQLGDDLSVLPEEMCEEVEEKVDPELSESEDKNEEVSEEQAEKAESAENSSDWAEDPANLVETNSLEQQERDQDRAASESEPGETSEEPKQMHPEESDQLQDQSPEMASPNQLTPPEAPEDQPEQTACDEAKESAVAGNPSEPNELPQQTRRSSEQPGPSDKTNESEVTEQLSPDSEAAPRDEEAESNHVGREAETVVQTEDVGITDSESPPGVVSNGEKHEDSVAPYVNGDKVDREKARRLAEQLFKLDNIQRSDVVKHLDKDNDFSHAVGEEYLKFFDFSGQTLDQALRSFLKVVVLIGETQERERVLQHFSNRFHQCNPDSYSCPGSALALTCALMLLNTDLHGQNVGKSMSSSKFVTNLDGMNEGENFNKELLKSLYNSIKSEPLEWAVDEEELKNLVDDSAGDDAPLRSKSNPFLDVPQDKKATVVKQGFLQRKLHADINGKRTPWGKRGWKPFFAELKGMTLYLQKHDYRKDHPVTEDMVGVHHSLAEPAADYTKKPHVFRLQTADWRVFLFQASSKAEMNSWICRINLVSALHSSPPFPAAVGSQRRFFRPILPASKSAHSLEHQLQCHAGKLDSFKADLLHQQENPPDSKKAKTRDLEEHRVRIEYLQFEVCRYETYIQVLEAWKTVPKTEDDALATADLKLFDKTSCGDCMGDEDEDEAGLKRSYSSPSLDLELTSPTIVKVKRNISERRTYRRTIVPRFKEA from the exons ATGGAGGAGGAGAACCTGTGTGCTTCTCTGCCGGATGTCATAGAAGCAGAACTGCCACGTGACTCGCAGGCCTCAGCGGATCAGAGTGCGAATGGAGAACGCGAGGAGCCGGGGTCTGGCGATGAGGCAGAGATGAGCGAGACGCACGCCTCTCCTGAAGaggcagagcagctggaggaaactATGTGGACCCTGCAGCCCGTCACCTGCACCACCTCCTCTCTTTCCTTCGCCAGTGTGGGATGGGACATGCCCGTCTCCTCCGCGGAGACGACTGACAGCAGCTTGGCCAATCAGCTTTTCTCCGAGGGCGTGACTCTGAGTCTGAGCAGCACTTCCTCCTCTCATCACCATCAGCCTCAAGATGTTACTGCCGAGCCTTGTGAGCAGGAGGACAAAGAGGAACCAGATGAGGCTGAGGCACGGCCTCTACACCCAGCTACAGAGAGTGCCGGAAATGACTATAAG CCATGTGATGCTGCAGATGAAAACGAGCCAACGAAACAGGAAAAGGAAGaatcagcagcagagcagccTGAAAGTAACACCG GAATTTCAGATTCAGAGGAAGACGATGGAAGCTCAGTAACATCAGATGAGGCCTTATTAGAAACTCCTGACAAGATCCAAAGTTTATCAGAAGATGTGGACACTTTTTTAGATGTGAAACTCGAAAAGGAACAAGAGGTCACAGTTCTGCTGAGTGAGCAAGAAGACTCGGAAGGAGAACAGGCCTCGACAAACGGTGTTGACACTGACGGAGCGACGGAGGACTGGAGTGAGGTTCCTGACGAGAAGAGCTTAAGTAACATTTCCGACGAGGAGGAGCCGTCTGCGGCGGATCGTTTTGAGACTGAACAAGCGACCGAGGAGGAGAGCGGGGGGCAAGAAGAGCAGAGCTTCACCAATGGTTCCAACGAGGAGGAACCGGCCGCAGCAGGTTGTGTCGAAACCCAGGAAGAGCGTCCGGACGTGATCGAGGTTGAGGAACAGCAGAGTTTGAGCGACATTTCCAATGAGGAAGAAAGCGAGGAGGCAGAAACTGTCAGCTCTCTGAGTTATCT GGAAGTGCCTGCAGGAGTGCCGCAAACTGACAACACCGGACCAAGCACACCTGCTGATGCGCCGAAAGATCAACAAGAGCTTCCAGAGGACGGTGGACATTCAGAGGACAAGAAGGACGCAGAGACACCGGATCAGTTAGGTGACGATCTCTCTGTGCTGCCTGAAGAAATGTGTGAAGAAGTGGAGGAGAAAGTGGATCCTGAGCTGTCAGAGTCCGAGGATAAGAACGAGGAAGTGTCAGAAGAGCAGGCGGAAAAAGCGGAGAGCGCAGAAAACTCATCAGATTGGGCGGAAGACCCTGCAAATCTGGTGGAGACAAACTCTTTAGAGCAACAGGAGCGTGACCAAGACAGAGCGGCGTCAGAGTCTGAGCCGGGCGAAACGAGTGAGGAGCCCAAGCAGATGCATCCGGAAGAGTCTGATCAGCTTCAGGACCAGTCCCCAGAGATGGCATCCCCAAACCAGTTAACCCCACCAGAAGCTCCAGAGGATCAACCAGAGCAGACGGCTTGTGATGAAGCTAAGGAGTCCGCAGTCGCGGGCAATCCATCAGAGCCGAACGAGCTGCCACAGCAAACACGGCGCTCGTCGGAGCAGCCGGGACCCTCAGACAAGACGAACGAGTCAGAAGTGACAGAACAGCTGTCGCCTGACAGCGAGGCTGCGCCGCGGGATGAGGAGGCCGAGTCCAACCACGTGGGCCGAGAGGCTGAGACAGTGGTCCAGACTGAAGATGTTGGGATTACTGACAGCGAGAGCCCACCAGGAGTCGTGTCTAACGGAGAAAAACACGAGGATTCGGTGGCGCCTTACGTCAACGGGGATAAGGTGGACAGGGAGAAGGCCCGGCGACTCGCTGAGCAACTCTTTAAGCTGGACAACATCCAACGCTCAGATGTGGTGAAACATCTGGACAAAGA TAATGACTTCAGTCATGCTGTCGGAGAGGAATACCTCAAATTCTTTGACTTCTCTGGCCAAACTCTGGATCAGGCCCTCAG ATCTTTTCTGAAGGTTGTCGTGTTGATAGGGGAGACCCAGGAGAGAGAGCGAGTGCTGCAGCATTTCTCCAACCGCTTCCACCAGTGCAACCCCGACTCCTACTCCTGCCCCG GGTCCGCGTTGGCTCTGACCTGCGCTTTGATGCTCCTCAACACTGACTTGCATGGACAG AATGTAGGAAAATCCATGTCTTCATCTAAGTTTGTGACCAACCTGGATGGGATGAATGAGGGAGAAAACTTCAACAAGGAGCTgctgaaa AGTCTTTATAACTCCATAAAGAGTGAACCGCTGGAGTGGGCCGT GGatgaggaggagctgaagaacCTGGTGGATGATAGTGCAGGAGACGACGCTCCTCTGCGCTCCAAATCCAACCCGTTCCTGGACGTTCCTCAGGACAAAAAGGCCACGGTGGTCAAACAGGGATTCCTGCAGAGGAAGCTGCATGCCGACATCAACGGAAAACGCA CTCCCTGGGGGAAACGGGGCTGGAAACCTTTCTTTGCAGAGCTGAAGGGAATGACCCTTTACTTACAGAAG CATGATTACCGCAAAGATCATCCGGTGACCGAGGACATGGTGGGAGTCCATCACTCCCTGGCCGAGCCAGCAGCCGACTACACCAAGAAGCCGCACGTGTTCCGCCTGCAGACGGCCGACTGGAGGGTTTTTCTCTTCCAGGCGTC ATCCAAAGCAGAGATGAATTCATGGATCTGCCGCATCAACTTGGTTTCCGCTCTTCACTCGTCTCCTCCGTTCCCCGCCGCCGTCGGCTCCCAGAGGAGGTTCTTCAGGCCGATACTTCCTGCCTCAAAGTCTGCACACTCTCTG GAGCATCAGCTGCAGTGTCACGCAGGAAAACTGGATTCCTTCAAAGCCGACCTTTTGCATCAGCAGGAGAACCCGCCAGACAGCAAAAAAGCTAAAACCAGGGATCTGGAGGAACACCGTGTCAGAATCGAGTACCTGCAGTTCGAG GTGTGTCGCTACGAGACCTACATCCAGGTGCTGGAAGCCTGGAAGACGGTGCCGAAGACTGAGGACGACGCATTGGCCACCGCCGACCTGAAACTGTTCGACAAGACTAGCTGCGGAGACTGCATGGGggatgaagatgaggatgaaGCTGGCCTGAAACGGTCTTACTCTAGTCCTTCCCTGGATCTTGAGCTGACCTCTCCGACAATAGTGAAAGTCAAACGTAATATCTCTGAGAGACGGACTTATCGCCGGACCATCGTCCCTCGATTTAAGGAGGCCTGA
- the LOC103473806 gene encoding zinc finger protein 2 homolog, with protein MEKTSELKMCLESSLNRIFQATVNDILDSVERTLSEYQGALQTIQTENEGLKRLLFAQRSAESDHADGCEEDAASDWNSRPSTSTHTKFKVSICSSDKKGLRKRNKNNLKDRAFSDPFFQQTDQIEEQSSVDKSVGNSVPVKTEPGLGESGAVDLSRPSLNQTAKLVKNEASDVFGDSFTDEEQLHPSSPDHRGSECGGKVTVVSGCYTQEGHVIKVEKQEDANGESLTHPELKYELKYQESESDQRWMEGTRIQEMEQEEISLEQSDSPVVAEDETQEQSVNFLRCPICPKTFSEAALLNVHVKAHSSSSKVHSCDLCGKHYKRADLLLSHRRIHTGERPYGCNVCSKTYAHPSQLRVHRRIHTGEKPYACSYCEKRFNENTQLKVHLRTHTGEKPYGCRQCGKTFRNVGNLRMHERIHTGERPYGCAQCCKRFNSLGDLKTHYRSHTGERPYSCELCRKTFSQTGHLKIHMRTHTGERPYGCDECGKKFTVASSLKLHQKTHTGEKEYSCTSCGKSFRRSCHLRRHELVHTKEKLFCCGQCGKAYADNSSLRKHLKIHASQERTMQSAGSTSEAGVSASERLQDVTET; from the exons ATGGAGAAAACAAGCGAGTTAAAAATGTGCCTGGAGTCCTCACTGAACCGGATTTTTCAAGCGACGGTGAACGACATTCTGGACTCGGTGGAGCGGACCCTCTCCGAGTACCAGGGAGCCCTCCAGACGATCCAGACCGAGAATGAAGGCCTGAAGCGGCTGCTGTTTGCACAGAGGAGCGCAGAGTCTGACCACGCAG ATGGATGTGAGGAGGATGCTGCCTCCGACTGGAACAGTCGTCCTTCTACCTCCACCCACACCAAGTTTAAGGTGTCCATCTGCAGCAGTGACAAGAAAGGCTTAAGGAAGAGAAATAAGAACAACCTGAAGGACAGAGCATTCTCTGATCCATTTTTTCAGCAGACAGATCAAATAGAAGAACAGTCATCTGTTGACAAGTCCGTAGGAAACTCAGTTCCTGTGAAAACGGAGCCAGGTTTGGGAGAAAGTGGTGCCGTCGACCTCTCCCGGCCTTCTCTGAATCAGACGGCAAAGCTGGTAAAGAATGAGGCCTCAGACGTTTTCGGTGATTCATTCACAGATGAGGAACAGCTGCATCCTTCAAGCCCTGACCATAGAGGCAGTGAGTGCGGCGGTAAAGTCACCGTTGTTTCCGGTTGCTACACACAGGAGGGACATGTCATCAAGGTTGAGAAACAGGAGGACGCTAACGGTGAAAGTTTGACTCACCCAGAGTTGAAGTACGAACTGAAATATCAGGAATCAGAGTCGGACcagagatggatggagggaACGCGCATCCAAGAAATGGAGCAAGAAGAAATAAGTTTGGAGCAAAGCGATTCACCCGTTGTTGCTGAAGACGAGACCCAAGAACAAAGCGTCAACTTTTTACGCTGCCCAATCTGTCCGAAGACATTCAGCGAAGCAGCTTTGCTCAATGTTCACGTCAAAGCTCACAGCAGCAGTAGTAAAGTTCACAGCTGTGACCTTTGTGGGAAACACTACAAGCGTGCCGACCTCCTCTTATCCCACCGGCGCATTCACACAGGAGAAAGACCGTACGGCTGCAACGTCTGCAGCAAGACCTACGCGCACCCCAGCCAGCTCAGGGTGCACAGGCGGATCCACACCGGCGAGAAGCCCTACGCCTGCTCGTACTGCGAGAAGCGCTTCAACGAGAACACCCAGCTCAAGGTCCACCTGAGGACTCACACCGGGGAGAAGCCGTACGGCTGCCGGCAGTGCGGCAAAACGTTCCGAAACGTCGGAAACCTGCGGATGCACGAGAGGATCCACACGGGCGAGCGGCCCTACGGCTGCGCCCAGTGCTGCAAGAGGTTCAACAGCCTCGGCGACCTCAAAACGCATTACAGGAGCCACACGGGGGAGAGGCCGTACAGCTGCGAGCTGTGCAGAAAGACCTTCAGTCAGACCGGACACCTCAAGATCCACATGCGGACGCACACAGGAGAACGGCCGTACGGCTGCGACGAGTGCGGCAAGAAATTCACGGTGGCCAGCAGCCTGAAGCTGCACCAGAAGACCCACACAGGGGAAAAGGAGTACAGCTGCACATCCTGTGGGAAAAGCTTCAGGAGGTCCTGTCATCTGAGGAGACATGAGCTGGTGCACACCAAGGAGAAGCTTTTCTGCTGCGGTCAGTGCGGGAAGGCCTACGCCGATAATTCCAGCTTGAGGAAGCACCTCAAGATTCACGCGTCGCAGGAGCGCACCATGCAGAGTGCAGGAAGTACGAGTGAGGCTGGAGTCTCTGCGTCTGAGAGACTTCAAGACGTGACAGAAACTTAA
- the hcar2 gene encoding proteinase-activated receptor 3 gives MEGFDLNVSGLYISRGFANFSGDKTLYENCKHIPEVLIWYLSLQFTNMFVGIPANITVLWLIHKSKRDSSTSDIFIVHLAVLDVLFCLTPPLELASIVFLTSSSPWYVLRFFYGIKDFSPLFLSCICLDRYIAVIHPIFFTRLKDRQHRPALAVLVWLIILAYASAKCAGNIPRFEQVYTVMILTAFAFMVFCNIVILWALRRSRPGRDSKHPVKKRAFNMVLIILAIIVFNYFPSVALFPFQGYFSQDVFRCYIHHVGFGLMDFSSTIQPMLYLSKEKFPWKLNCCRTTTKETQTNSDSREIWSVTQQSQNVSEVIL, from the exons ATGGAGGGTTTTGACTTAAACGTCTCTGGGCTCTACATCTCTCGGGGATTCGCAAATTTCAGTGGAGATAAAACCTTATATGAGAACTGCAAACACATCCCAGAAGTTCTTATCTGGTATCTCAGCCTGCAGTTCACCAACATGTTCGTGGGCATCCCGGCCAACATCACAGTGTTGTGGCTCATCCACAAGAGCAAGAGGGATTCCTCCACCTCGGATATCTTCATCGTTCACCTGGCGGTTCTAGACGTGCTGTTCTGTCTCACGCCTCCGCTGGAGCTGGCCAGCATCGTCTTCCTCACCTCCAGCAGCCCCTGGTACGTCCTGCGCTTCTTCTACGGCATAAAAGACTTCTCGCCGCTCTTTCTGTCCTGCATTTGCCTGGACCGTTACATCGCCGTGATCCACCCCATCTTCTTCACCAGGCTCAAAGACCGTCAGCACAGGCCGGCGCTGGCCGTCCTGGTTTGGCTCATTATCCTGGCCTACGCCTCGGCTAAATGTGCTGGAAACATTCCGCGTTTTGAGCAGGTCTACACGGTGATGATCCTCACAGCGTTTGCTTTCATGGTGTTTTGCAACATAGTGATTCTCTGGGCCCTGAGACGGTCCAGGCCCGGCCGGGACTCGAAGCATCCGGTGAAGAAGAGAGCCTTCAACATGGTTCTGATAATCCTGGCTATCATTGTCTTCAACTACTTCCCTTCTGTTGCATTGTTCCCCTTTCAAGGGTACTTCTCTCAGGACGTGTTTCGCTGCTATATTCACCATGTCGGTTTTGGCTTGATGGACTTTAGCAGCACCATTCAGCCTATGCTTTATCTATCCAAGGAAAAGTTCCCATGGAAACTCAACTGCTGCAGAACCACAACCAAAGAGACACAAACGAA TTCAGACTCACGGGAGATTTGGAGCGTAACCCAGCAGTCCCAGAACGTCAGCGAGGTAATACTCTGA
- the sapcd2 gene encoding suppressor APC domain-containing protein 2: MALIASDLNGTAAIYGRVGSRKDVIQVPLNGFKANKMQPKETEYTTDGLPKAFLHSLRTLFDILDDDRRGYVHISEIESRWQGADTRELPGGVLSCLRRVTPPHGCLTFERFVAGLRYSMLNPENSPHLKAQVAVHPQQGPRHPQKPAPPSTCSVGPRVENKVRPLGNVTNTQPHRASSLQSRARPEEGTGFPACAQARYGSGFQRSGRSVERIPVAPEDLCYHADPGHASKATQPQQSRIRNIESLALESPQLQPCVTKSGLPRSQSESATGLSGGSRRHGRSREEHRRHTISNGVDYGMLKQMKELEQEKDSLLSGLEVVERAREWYQGQIHNVTERQRQVGQSSHCTEFFTDASPSRMNVLIPKLQEVNRCLNDLLSCSGMPSFPSSGAQTAVLSVNSQPPAPAPPQAIQRLKNQNRLLTQEVTEKSERITQLEQEKSALIKQLFEARARGAHDASTMDSTFI; the protein is encoded by the exons atggcTTTGATAGCCAGTGACCTCAACGGAACGGCTGCGATTTATGGAAGAGTTGGGTCAAGAAAAGACGTGATTCAAGTCCCATTGAACGGCTTTAAAGCGAACAAAATGCAACCCAAGGAGACAGAGTATACCACAGATGGGTTACCAAAAGCTTTCCTGCACAGCTTGAGGACTCTGTTTGACATTTTGGACGACGACAGAAGGGGGTATGTCCACATCTCGGAGATAGAGAGCCGTTGGCAGGGCGCAGACACCAGGGAGTTGCCCGGCGGAGTGCTCAGCTGCCTCAGGAGGGTCACTCCTCCGCATGGCTGCCTCACCTTTGAGCGGTTCGTGGCCGGGCTGCGGTACTCCATGCTGAACCCGGAGAACAGCCCCCACTTGAAGGCCCAGGTTGCTGTGCACCCGCAGCAGGGTCCGAGGCATCCCCAGAAGCCCGCACCCCCGTCCACATGCAGCGTCGGACCTCGGGTGGAGAACAAAGTCCGTCCGCTGGGCAACGTGACAAACACCCAGCCGCACCGGGCGTCCTCCCTGCAGAGCCGGGCCCGTCCCGAGGAAGGCACGGGGTTCCCCGCATGTGCACAAGCGCGGTACGGCTCGGGCTTCCAGAGGTCCGGGCGGAGTGTGGAGCGGATCCCCGTCGCTCCGGAGGATTTGTGCTACCACGCCGACCCGGGCCATGCTAGCAAAGCAACGCAGCCGCAGCAGAGCAGAATCAGGAACATCGAGTCGCTTGCGCTGGAGTCTCCGCAGCTCCAACCAT GTGTTACAAAATCAGGTCTGCCAAGATCGCAGAGTGAATCGGCTACAGGATTATCTGGTGGTTCCAGGCGACACGGGCGGAGTCGAGAAGAGCACAGGAGGCATACCATTTCCAACGGAGTGGATTATGGAATG CTGAAGCAAATGAAGGAGTTGGAGCAGGAAAAGGATTCGCTGCTGTCAGGCCTGGAAGTGGTAGAGCGGGCCCGAGAGTGGTACCAAGGCCAGATCCACAATGTCACAGAGAGACAGCGGCAAGTCGGACAAAGCTCTCACTGCACG GAGTTCTTCACAGATGCCAGTCCAAGTCGCATGAATGTTCTCATTCCCAAACTGCAAGAAGTCAATCGCTGCCTTAACGACCTGCTTTCCTGCAGTGGGATG CCGTCGTTTCCCAGCAGCGGTGCTCAGACAGCAGTGCTCTCGGTGAACTCCCAGCCCCCGGCCCCGGCTCCTCCTCAAGCCATTCAGAGACTAAAGAACCAGAACAGACTTCTCACTCAG GAGGTGACGGAGAAAAGCGAGCGCATCACGCAGCTCGAGCAGGAGAAGTCGGCTCTGATAAAGCAGCTTTTTGAGGCTCGAGCTCGTGGCGCACATGACGCCAGCACCATGGATTCCACCTTTATCTGA